acccacagccTTGCAGTAGGGATTCAGTAAATAATGTTGTTATTGATGCTGCTGAGGTGTGTTGGGAAAATTCCAGTAGCCAAGGGTTTAAGCTTATCTTTCACAGGTATAGAAGGTGGTCTTGAAAGGATACTGTCTGTGATTTAGCCAACCTGCTGAAGTGGAAGTGGATGGGGCCAACAGGGTTGAGTCCTGCAGAAGCTGAAAATGTATTGCAAATATTGGATGACCACATAATTTATTCaaaaatccaacttgtacttcccaagcgcttagtacagtgctctgcacacagtaagtgctcaataaatacgattgattgattgattgattgattgaatgaatgaaaatcaaagttccttttttctccccactacctatctcccttccctccatctacAACTCAATGTGCCCACTTGGCTCCTCGAATGCCaaactgcttaatcaatcaatcattcgtatttactgagcgcttactgtgtgcagagcactgtactaagcgcttgggaagtacacgttggcaacatatagagacggtccctacccaatagtgggctcacagtctaaaaggcttaatgtgcctcactctcatctctctcatcttcaACCCTCtgctcaccctctccctcctgctgggaactctctcccccttcacaactGGCAGgtctccactctccccatctttaaggtactactaaaatcatatttcctctaggaagttttccctgactaatctctcatcccaCCACCCTATTTTCCCACCGTActatgtcatctgtgcacttgagaagcagtgtgttttagtggaaagaacacaggctcgggagtcagaggttgtgagttctaatcccagctccaccatttatcagctgggtgactctgggcaagtcgcttcacttctctgtgcctcagttgcctcatctgtaaaatggggattaagattgtgagccccacatgggacaacctgtttgccttgtatctaccccacatagtaagtgcttaacaaataccatcattattcattcattcattcattcaatcatatttattgagtgcttactgtgtgcagagcactgtactaagcacttgggaagtacaagttggcaacatatagaaatggtccctacccaacagcgggctcacagtcacaattattattattttggtgggaGATAGCGTGATCTGAACTCACTCAGAATTCAAGGATGCAGGGAAGTGAGGCTTCTACTTGGCAAATACACCTCCAGGGAAAGAGGAGGACCTAATCCTAAATGATTTGTTTTCCATTTGTGATTTTGCCATTCATGACATTCTTTAGGGTACAATATGGTACTCCAATACCTATGACTAATGAAGTACAGGGATATTTGAAATGGATAAGATTTTAAGGATATGATAGATAGAATGTAGATTGTTTCCTGCTGAAAAGGAAAACcggaataaattatttattcattcattcaaccatatttattgagcgcttactgtgtgcagagcactgtactaagcacttgggaagtacaattcagcaacagatagaaacaatccctacccaacaacgggcttgcagtgtggctcaatggaaagagcccgggcttgggagacagaagtcatgggttcaaatcccggctccactacttgccagctgtgtgactttgggtcagtcatttaacttctctgtgcctcagttcccccatctgtaaaatggggattaagactgtgagtccccccgagggacaacatgattgccttatatcctccccattgcttagaacagtgatttgcacatagtaagcacttaacaaatgccattattattattattattagaagggggagacagacaacagaacaagtagacaggcatcaatttattttgtgcttaccatgtgcagagcactgtactaagcactcgggtgaggACAaggataaacagatgcattccctgcccacgatgagcttccagtccagaggacccagggccccaccacctcccacccagaccagttccccccacccccctagccGGACAGAGTTTTGGGGCAGCGGGTGCCCATCCCGGCCCCATGGCCCCCTCTCCCCGGGCCCAGAAATTATTGCACAATGCATAATGTATTGAAATATAAGGTTTAATTAAATATGTGCTTTTTTATTATCAAACGAGGAAGATGAAACATGAGCAAAACAGTAAAAAAAatcaaggagaagaggagaatttACAAAACAAGGTGACAAGTCATGAGGTGCCTCTCGGGACTTACTTGTAGAAGAGCTCATTTTGTAAAGATACGCTGAAAAGGAGAATTTAAATCTTTTCTGGTCACGAAAGCTGATAACACAATTTCATCCCCGGAACCAGGCTGTTTTTAATGCTTTTTTAAAGGCttccttcacatccttgttcctcaaaCTGTAGATTAACGGATTCAACATGGGAATCACAATGGAATAGAACAAAGACACCACCATGCCATGTTCCAGAGCGTAGCTCGAACTGGGTCTGACGTACGTGGCGAGTATCGTACTGTGATATATGGTCACTCCTGCCAGGTGGGAGGCGCAGGTTGAAAAAGCCTTGTGTCTCCCTTGAGCGGAGCGGATCCTCAGGATGGCAGCCAGGATGTAACCATAGGAGACGAGCACAATCAGGATGGTGACCACCTCTATAGAGCTCACAAAATTGAAGAGTAACAGTTCGTTGATGTGCGtatcagagcaggagagggataAGATTGGAgggatatcacagaaaaaatgtcTGATTTCATTGGAGCCACAGAAGGATAAACTGAAGGTGGCAGCTGTATGTAAAATACCATGCAGAAGGCCACCAATATGTGAACCAGTGATGAGTGGCATATAGATTCTGGGTGACATAACAGCCATGTAGAGCAGAGGGTTAGAAATGGCTacatagcggtcataagccatGGCAGCCAGAAGAAAGCACTCTGTAGTTCCAAAGGTTACCAAGAAAAGCATTTGTGCGACACAGCCAGAAAAGGAgatggatttattccccattaaacaattcagcaacatcttGGGGGTGACAACTGATGAGTAGCAGGCATCCAGAAAAGATAAGACACTCAAGAAGTAATACATGGGGTTATGAAGACGggagtccatcctgattagcagaACCATTCCCAGGTTCCCCACCAAAGTGAAAAGGTAGATGGCTAGAAACAACAAGAACAGGATGATCTGTAGCTCCCCAGGAACCAGGAATCCCATCAGAATAAACTCAGCCACAGTTGAGTTATTATGCATAGTCCTAGTCATCTGCATCCAGTCCTGGAGGAAAACAAAAATTGCAGCTCTTATAAGCGATGTAATGTGCTTGGAATTACAGCTAAGGTTGctattttatcatttatttagctctttttccttccccatttttctAGTCAGTTATCTTGCCCGTCACTAGCCATTTATCTCGACACTACAATTTCAATGCACTAATACATAAAGTGGCAAGACTGTTTTCTACACCTAATTTAAATGTAATATAAAGATCTCCTGTTATCCCTCACATTCATAAAATCCTCTGTTCTAATGCCTACTTCAACTCCCCTTATCAGAACTTCATCCATCCCTCCTACAAATTCAATTACCAATCTTCACCCGATTCACTTCCAAGG
This genomic stretch from Tachyglossus aculeatus isolate mTacAcu1 chromosome 22, mTacAcu1.pri, whole genome shotgun sequence harbors:
- the LOC119943803 gene encoding olfactory receptor 5T3-like, with the translated sequence MHNNSTVAEFILMGFLVPGELQIILFLLFLAIYLFTLVGNLGMVLLIRMDSRLHNPMYYFLSVLSFLDACYSSVVTPKMLLNCLMGNKSISFSGCVAQMLFLVTFGTTECFLLAAMAYDRYVAISNPLLYMAVMSPRIYMPLITGSHIGGLLHGILHTAATFSLSFCGSNEIRHFFCDIPPILSLSCSDTHINELLLFNFVSSIEVVTILIVLVSYGYILAAILRIRSAQGRHKAFSTCASHLAGVTIYHSTILATYVRPSSSYALEHGMVVSLFYSIVIPMLNPLIYSLRNKDVKEAFKKALKTAWFRG